A genome region from Tolypothrix sp. PCC 7712 includes the following:
- a CDS encoding PEP-CTERM sorting domain-containing protein (PEP-CTERM proteins occur, often in large numbers, in the proteomes of bacteria that also encode an exosortase, a predicted intramembrane cysteine proteinase. The presence of a PEP-CTERM domain at a protein's C-terminus predicts cleavage within the sorting domain, followed by covalent anchoring to some some component of the (usually Gram-negative) cell surface. Many PEP-CTERM proteins exhibit an unusual sequence composition that includes large numbers of potential glycosylation sites. Expression of one such protein has been shown restore the ability of a bacterium to form floc, a type of biofilm.) yields MSKLLKSFLTGTVLTFGLAIAGAGQASAVDMKTTITADNHYGLFYGNASGNSLSFVGRNELGSQGSSGAYNWSNAETWNTNVNASDYLYLVVWDDQSVDESWIGQFEFSTGQTLLSKATDWEYMISKGANPYTLRNSVTQQDQGFLGTGDTFEGNVPLVTDLVGEIQGGNWRSAERRGANGTTPWGTIAGISQNADFLNVTTADKQQRGTSANTNYTIFRTKGSIGQLAGLPSQSVPEPSSMLGLLAFGALSAGSLVKRKSKIA; encoded by the coding sequence ATGTCGAAACTCTTAAAAAGCTTTTTAACAGGAACAGTCCTGACTTTTGGTTTAGCAATTGCTGGTGCAGGACAAGCTTCTGCGGTTGATATGAAAACAACTATTACCGCAGACAATCACTATGGATTGTTCTATGGAAATGCAAGTGGCAACTCTTTAAGTTTTGTAGGTCGTAACGAGCTGGGAAGCCAGGGGAGTTCAGGAGCGTATAACTGGTCTAATGCAGAAACTTGGAATACTAATGTCAATGCATCTGATTATTTATATTTAGTTGTTTGGGACGATCAAAGTGTTGACGAATCTTGGATTGGTCAATTTGAATTTTCTACGGGTCAGACTCTATTGAGTAAAGCAACTGATTGGGAATACATGATCAGCAAAGGAGCTAACCCATACACCCTCAGAAATTCCGTGACTCAACAAGATCAGGGTTTCTTAGGAACAGGTGATACTTTTGAAGGAAATGTTCCTCTGGTAACAGACTTAGTCGGAGAAATTCAAGGAGGAAATTGGCGTAGTGCGGAAAGACGAGGCGCTAATGGCACTACACCTTGGGGTACAATTGCAGGAATTTCCCAAAATGCAGATTTTCTGAATGTGACTACTGCCGATAAGCAACAACGAGGAACCTCTGCAAATACTAATTACACAATATTCCGCACTAAGGGTTCTATTGGACAGTTAGCTGGATTACCTTCTCAGTCTGTTCCCGAACCTAGTTCCATGTTAGGCTTGCTTGCTTTTGGTGCTTTAAGTGCTGGATCTTTAGTTAAACGCAAATCAAAGATAGCTTAA
- a CDS encoding PhoX family protein yields the protein MKGSLHPKNNITLNPSSNESIYDVINRVSMKRRRFIMTAVGASALTVLGDVSVSGLLQTVEATPAPKSKGFGGIGFKSVPPNLLNKTTGLLEKDLVSVPQGYTAKVLVAWGDPVVSGGPTWLVNASQDASAQEKQFGMHADGMHYFPFSPGNSFGRRVSSQIEFFKSFFNKSTNNGLLCVNHEYTQESLLHTDGLDQVTIAKVRKSQAAHGVSVVEIFNKGNNWKYNPNSHYGRRITANTEMQISGPAAGDALLKSKKFEITPNGSIDTGRLNDGYTAYGTINNCSNGYTPWGTYLTCEENWNGYFGNLGETLVSTPGIVDSEILAGQNRYGLSRTGAGYRWYEVDPRFNSRTNPLEPHLFGWVVEIDPFDPYSKPVKRTALGRFKHESAQVVVDDNNRVAFYMGDDERNEYIYKFVCARRFNSRQRSANRNLLDDGVLYVAKFNDNGTGEWIPLVYGQRGLTPENGFRSQAEVLIKTRQAADRVGATMMDRPEWTAVRPQIRGFKDIEVYCTLTNNSLRGTTPPSVNNQDGSTGAATARPPVDASNPRPDNRYGHIIRWREDGRSVTATTFKWDIFVLAGDKTRAESNLQGNINGDDFSSPDGLWFDDFGRLWIQTDHAGNGSGDLANIGSNNMLCADPNTKEVRRFLTSPMNCEVTGVTTTPDGKALFINIQHPGEGAPASNPTQTSNWPHSQGYGPSGRPRSSTVVITRDDGGIIGE from the coding sequence GCTAACTGTTCTAGGAGATGTCTCTGTAAGTGGTTTGCTCCAAACTGTTGAAGCTACACCAGCACCCAAAAGTAAAGGTTTTGGTGGTATTGGCTTTAAGAGTGTACCGCCAAATCTACTCAATAAAACTACAGGACTTCTAGAAAAGGATCTTGTGAGTGTTCCTCAAGGTTATACAGCCAAAGTACTGGTTGCTTGGGGAGATCCGGTTGTCTCTGGTGGCCCTACTTGGTTGGTAAATGCTTCCCAAGATGCAAGCGCACAGGAAAAGCAATTTGGGATGCACGCCGATGGTATGCATTACTTCCCTTTTTCACCAGGAAATTCTTTTGGTAGAAGAGTAAGTTCACAAATTGAATTCTTTAAGAGCTTTTTCAACAAGTCAACAAATAATGGTTTGTTGTGCGTCAACCATGAGTATACTCAAGAATCTCTTTTGCATACTGATGGTCTAGATCAAGTCACCATTGCCAAGGTGCGAAAGTCTCAGGCTGCTCATGGTGTGTCTGTTGTGGAAATTTTCAACAAGGGCAATAACTGGAAATATAATCCCAATTCCCACTATGGTCGCCGCATTACTGCTAACACCGAGATGCAAATTTCTGGGCCTGCGGCTGGTGATGCTCTATTGAAGTCTAAGAAGTTTGAGATCACACCAAATGGCTCTATTGACACAGGTAGGCTCAACGATGGCTACACCGCATACGGTACAATCAACAACTGCTCTAACGGCTATACACCTTGGGGTACATACCTAACTTGTGAAGAGAACTGGAATGGCTACTTTGGCAATCTTGGTGAGACTCTAGTTTCAACTCCAGGTATAGTAGACTCCGAGATTCTCGCAGGACAAAATCGCTACGGTCTGTCACGTACAGGAGCCGGCTATCGTTGGTACGAGGTCGATCCACGCTTCAACAGTCGTACAAACCCACTCGAACCTCACTTATTCGGTTGGGTAGTCGAGATTGACCCTTTCGATCCCTATAGCAAACCAGTTAAACGTACAGCTCTTGGTAGATTCAAACACGAGAGCGCTCAGGTTGTTGTCGATGACAATAACCGTGTTGCTTTCTATATGGGTGATGACGAACGCAACGAGTATATCTACAAGTTCGTGTGCGCTCGGCGCTTCAATTCTAGACAACGTAGTGCTAACCGCAATTTACTTGACGATGGCGTTTTATACGTTGCCAAGTTTAATGATAACGGTACTGGTGAGTGGATTCCGTTGGTTTATGGTCAACGTGGTCTCACACCTGAAAATGGTTTCAGAAGTCAAGCTGAAGTACTGATCAAAACACGTCAGGCGGCGGATCGAGTTGGTGCAACGATGATGGATAGGCCAGAGTGGACAGCAGTACGTCCTCAGATTCGTGGTTTTAAAGATATTGAAGTCTATTGCACGCTAACTAACAATAGCCTTCGTGGTACAACTCCACCCTCCGTAAATAATCAAGATGGCTCGACAGGAGCAGCCACTGCGCGTCCTCCTGTTGATGCCTCTAACCCACGTCCTGACAACCGTTACGGTCACATCATCCGTTGGCGTGAAGATGGGCGCAGTGTGACCGCTACAACCTTCAAATGGGATATTTTTGTTCTGGCTGGTGACAAAACTAGAGCAGAATCAAACCTGCAAGGTAATATCAATGGTGATGATTTCAGTTCACCAGATGGCCTGTGGTTCGATGACTTCGGTCGTCTCTGGATTCAGACTGACCATGCAGGAAATGGTAGCGGTGACTTGGCAAATATTGGTAGTAATAATATGTTGTGTGCTGACCCCAACACCAAAGAAGTTAGACGCTTCTTGACTAGTCCTATGAATTGTGAGGTAACAGGCGTAACTACAACCCCAGATGGTAAAGCCCTGTTCATCAATATTCAGCATCCAGGTGAAGGCGCACCTGCTTCAAATCCCACCCAAACTAGCAACTGGCCTCACAGTCAAGGTTATGGCCCATCTGGTCGTCCACGTTCTTCAACTGTCGTGATTACCCGCGATGATGGTGGCATTATCGGTGAATAA